Genomic DNA from Peribacillus sp. FSL H8-0477:
GGAGTAGTACTACTTGCAATCGATTTAGCCGTTCTCCTATTTTTCTGGGAGTGGCGAATGCTGCCAGCCATTACGGCTATAACCGCTTTTCCGTTTATTTTTCTAGCGGGGTTTATTACAGGGGCTTACAAAGACCCAGATCATTACCATCTGGATATACAGGAATCCAGTAGTTCACGTAATAAAAAAACAATGATAGCTACACGAATTTTAGCCATTGCCCTGCCAAGCTTTCTTGTATGCATCCCCTCATTCATTTTCTATTATTGGTAACGTGAGGTTAATCCTTATTAGAAATTATGTGTTTGTCCCAAATAAAAAAGAGCGGCCACTGGCAGCTCTTTAAAGGATTCTATATAACTTAAATATCCAGCTTACGTGAACCAATCCATTTAACCATTTCAGGATCCCTATGAGAAAAGAACAAGCTTTCTTTCCTATCTAATCCAGCAATTTTCTCTATATCTTCCTGACTTAATTCAAAGTCAAAAATATTAAAGTTCTCCAGTATTCTTTCTTTATGAACAGACTTCGGAATGGCAACGATGCCTCTTTGTGTCAGCCAACGTAAAATCACCTGTGCAACTGATTTATTATGTTTTTCACCAATTGAAACTAATATTTCATTTTGGAACATGTTATTTTTTCCTTCAGCAAATGGACCCCAAGACTCTAATTGGACATTAGATTCTTTCATCTGTTTGGCACTTTCTATTTGTTGGTTGAACGGATGAGTTTCAACCTGGTTAACAGCAGGAACAACATCAGTATGAATTATAAGATCCGTTAAACGATCCATATAGAAATTGCTAACACCAATAGCTCTAATCCTACCTTCGTGATACATTTCTTCCATCGCATGCCATGAACCGTATACATCTCCAAATGGCTGGTGTATTAAATACAAATCCAAATAGTCTAATTGCAATCGTTCGAGTGAACGTGCAAATGCTTTTTTCGTGTTTTCATACCCTGTATCCTGAACCCAAAGTTTCGTCGTAATAAACAATTCTTCCCTAGCCACACCGCTCCGTAAAATAGCTTTGCCTACAGCTTCTTCATTTAAGTAAGAAGCAGCTGTATCAATTAAACGATAACCTGCCGTAATCGCTTCATAAACAGCTTGTTCGCATTCTTTTTCATCTTGAATTTGAAAAACTCCAAAACCTAGTATAGGCATTTCAATCCCATTGTTTAAGATGATATTTTGCATACAAGTTCCCTCCTGTTTAGAAAATTAAGCCTCGATCTTTATAACGTAAAAAATACGTACATCCAGAAACAAAAAGAGCCATCCCATATTGGACAGCTCTTTTGATTACCCTATTAGTTCACTTCATAGCCTTCATTTTTCCACGCAGTTGTTCCACCTTCAATGTACGCAACATCTGTGAATCCCATTTGATGAAGAAGGTAAGCGCCTAGAGCGGCTTGTCCACCAGCACCGCATGTAACTAAAACGGGACGATTACGATCAGCTAATTCACTTTCTCTCATTTGTTCTGGCAGTTCAAGATCTGCACGAATACCCAGCATTCCTAGTGAAATATTTAAGCTGCTAGGAATTAATCCACATGCTCCAGCATCTTTTGCATCTTGTACATCAATGACTAATGTGTTCGGATTTTCTTGGATTTTTTCACGAGCTTGTGCAGAAGTAACACCTGGTACATGTTCACGTGCTTCCCCAACCATTTGCATAAACGTTTTTGCCATTGGTAAAACCTCCATATTCAACTAGTATTTCTACCTAACTATAATACATTTCCACATAAAAATGAAATTCCAGGTGTTTTACCTGACCAGTTCATCTAAAAAAGTTATGGTTTTGTGATAAAGAACGGCAAAGAGTCCACTCCAACGATTCGAGCATAGGTGAAAATCTGTCCTTTGTGATGGATTTCATGATCAATCGCAGTTGAAATCCAATTAGCGCCTGTGTCTTTCATTTCATTCATCTCTATGGTCATCTCCAAGTTCTCTGCAGATAAATCTCGAAAGCTCTGAAGTGTTTTTTCTGTTGCCTGATTCAAATACCTTCTTAATTCATCCATCGAATGTGCATTCACTGGTGCAGAAGAGGTATATGGCTTGTTCTGAACCTTTGCTAAAAACATATCAGTGGACCCTGTTAGATGGATCACTAACGCACTCAACGGCATCCCCCCATCCCAAGGGGAAAAATGAAGATATTCGTCATCGATCTTTTCTAGTACTTCTTGAAGGACTTGCCGATGTCTCTCCCATCGTTTCTGTAAATTAGCGACACTTTCCATTTCATTTCCCTCCTGAATTTTAATGCTTCAATTTTTTTTGAAGATCATTTGATAAAACATACCCTTTGTTTGTTCGGTACGGCCGTTTTGTAGCCCAAAGAATCCACCAAATCAACAATGGCTGAAAGAATAGTCTTACCCATAAAGCCCATTGAGGGCTAGATTTAAAGCCAGGTGCCGAAATGCCGGCAAATGCGGCATAAATATTAGCTGGAAAAATCAGCACTAAATACCATGCGATGACCACTCCCGTTATACGACGCATGCTTGGTATAAAAAGAAAAATAGCTAGGAACCATTCAAGCACACCGGTGAGATAAATAATCGCTTCTCTCCACGGAATAAAATCCGGAAGCATATCAGCAAAACCTTTTGCCTCAGTAAAGTGGTAAATGCCTGCAGTAATAAATACAAAAGAAAAAACAATCATTCCGAATAACCTTGCTATTGAAGCAGATGAATTTGACATTTCAGCACAGCCTTTCTTAGTAGTTACGTTAGACCGCGATGGCTATTCTTTGTCAATTCTTCGACAGATCAAGTTAGATAGACAGCGGTAAATATACTTCTACAGTTGTTCCTTTACCCGCTATACTGTTTAATATAATTTTTCCATTATGATTTTCAATAATTTGCTTTGTCAGCATTAATCCAAGTCCTGTCCCTTTTTCTTTCGTTGAATAATAGGGCTCAAATAATCGGTCTTGTCTTTCTTCTGTTAATCCGCAGCCTTTGTCAATAATGGTTAGCAAGAGTTGATTTTCATGAGTAATCTTCAGTGAGAGATAAATGGTTTTATCTTTATCACTTGATTCAATCGCATTTTGAATGAGATGGAATAGCACTTGTTTAATTTGCTGAGCATCGCACATAGCTGTTATTTGTGAAGGAAGTGTTGAATGAATCGTAATGTTTTTTTGTTTCATTTCGTGTTCCAAACTGTGAATGACCGAATGAACCAACTCATTCATACAATTTTCTGTAATTTTGATGTATTCTTTTGGCTTCGCTAAGAACATGAAATCATCTACAATTAAATTGATTCGTTCTAGCTCAGAAACAATAATCGCTAAGTATCTTTCTTTATCTTCATTTCCGATATTTTCTTGCAGCATTTGGGTGAAACCAATAATAGACGTTAAAGGATTTCGAATTTCATGAGCTACCCCCGCTGCCAATTGTCCGACCAGCGAAAGTTTTTCAAGCATTTGTCCGTTTATTTCTTTCTTTCTCTTTTCTGTTACATCAATTGCCGTTCCAGTAATTTCAATAACTTCGTTTCCAGCAAATTTAGGACTCAACGATGCAAGATAATAATGACCATTTAATTTGCCTTCATAACTACCATGTGCACCTTCCCAGACTTTTTCAAATAAAGCTAATTTTTGAGCAGCAAGTTCCTCAGATAAAAACTCGTTTAATTCTTTTCCAATGATATCGTTAGGACAAAGTCCAAGTTTTTGAAGAAACTCCCCTTCAATAAACGTATGAATAAAGGTATCTTCTTTTTTAACCACCTTAAAAACAAAGCCATTTTTCCGTGGAAGCAAATCGCGATAATTCACTACATTGGTCACTGTATTCATGGGTAATCCTTCCTCAAAAAACCATAGTTAATTACTAATATTTTCGATACATTTGGACAAAATCCTTTATTACATTT
This window encodes:
- a CDS encoding DoxX family protein, with translation MSNSSASIARLFGMIVFSFVFITAGIYHFTEAKGFADMLPDFIPWREAIIYLTGVLEWFLAIFLFIPSMRRITGVVIAWYLVLIFPANIYAAFAGISAPGFKSSPQWALWVRLFFQPLLIWWILWATKRPYRTNKGYVLSNDLQKKLKH
- a CDS encoding rhodanese-like domain-containing protein, yielding MAKTFMQMVGEAREHVPGVTSAQAREKIQENPNTLVIDVQDAKDAGACGLIPSSLNISLGMLGIRADLELPEQMRESELADRNRPVLVTCGAGGQAALGAYLLHQMGFTDVAYIEGGTTAWKNEGYEVN
- a CDS encoding ATP-binding protein, coding for MNTVTNVVNYRDLLPRKNGFVFKVVKKEDTFIHTFIEGEFLQKLGLCPNDIIGKELNEFLSEELAAQKLALFEKVWEGAHGSYEGKLNGHYYLASLSPKFAGNEVIEITGTAIDVTEKRKKEINGQMLEKLSLVGQLAAGVAHEIRNPLTSIIGFTQMLQENIGNEDKERYLAIIVSELERINLIVDDFMFLAKPKEYIKITENCMNELVHSVIHSLEHEMKQKNITIHSTLPSQITAMCDAQQIKQVLFHLIQNAIESSDKDKTIYLSLKITHENQLLLTIIDKGCGLTEERQDRLFEPYYSTKEKGTGLGLMLTKQIIENHNGKIILNSIAGKGTTVEVYLPLSI
- a CDS encoding DinB family protein, with protein sequence MESVANLQKRWERHRQVLQEVLEKIDDEYLHFSPWDGGMPLSALVIHLTGSTDMFLAKVQNKPYTSSAPVNAHSMDELRRYLNQATEKTLQSFRDLSAENLEMTIEMNEMKDTGANWISTAIDHEIHHKGQIFTYARIVGVDSLPFFITKP
- a CDS encoding aldo/keto reductase, which encodes MQNIILNNGIEMPILGFGVFQIQDEKECEQAVYEAITAGYRLIDTAASYLNEEAVGKAILRSGVAREELFITTKLWVQDTGYENTKKAFARSLERLQLDYLDLYLIHQPFGDVYGSWHAMEEMYHEGRIRAIGVSNFYMDRLTDLIIHTDVVPAVNQVETHPFNQQIESAKQMKESNVQLESWGPFAEGKNNMFQNEILVSIGEKHNKSVAQVILRWLTQRGIVAIPKSVHKERILENFNIFDFELSQEDIEKIAGLDRKESLFFSHRDPEMVKWIGSRKLDI
- a CDS encoding DUF5316 family protein, with product MKKYLIAGVVLLAIDLAVLLFFWEWRMLPAITAITAFPFIFLAGFITGAYKDPDHYHLDIQESSSSRNKKTMIATRILAIALPSFLVCIPSFIFYYW